A region from the Brachyspira hampsonii genome encodes:
- a CDS encoding DUF2589 domain-containing protein → MADNTIANQFTGLPMASLIGGPLQSVCDAELSLANTTKNFIETVAFEETKDGNNVKKTLRMVEFEYQRLERVYDNTDKKYKDKPIDMKLKVPFISIVKVPSLFVDSVDITFDMEVKSSEEEKSNDDTSASGTGEGDLNLGLFSIKATITGSVSSHKENTRKTDTSAKYHVEVHAVDQGMPEGLARVLDIINANIMPVSSDGEEVKIEGK, encoded by the coding sequence ATGGCTGATAATACAATTGCAAATCAATTTACAGGTCTTCCAATGGCATCTCTTATAGGAGGACCTTTACAGTCAGTATGTGATGCAGAATTAAGTTTGGCTAATACTACAAAAAACTTTATAGAAACTGTAGCTTTTGAAGAAACTAAAGATGGTAATAATGTTAAGAAGACATTAAGAATGGTTGAGTTTGAATACCAAAGGTTAGAAAGGGTGTATGATAATACAGATAAAAAATATAAAGATAAGCCTATAGATATGAAATTAAAGGTTCCTTTTATTAGTATAGTTAAAGTACCATCTCTATTTGTAGATTCAGTTGATATTACTTTTGATATGGAAGTAAAAAGTTCTGAAGAAGAAAAAAGTAATGATGATACAAGTGCATCAGGAACAGGTGAAGGAGACTTAAACTTAGGATTATTTTCTATTAAAGCTACAATAACAGGTTCTGTAAGTTCTCATAAAGAAAATACTAGAAAAACAGATACTTCAGCTAAATACCATGTAGAAGTTCATGCTGTTGATCAAGGTATGCCTGAAGGACTTGCTAGAGTATTAGATATTATTAATGCTAATATAATGCCTGTAAGCAGCGATGGTGAAGAAGTTAAAATAGAGGGAAAATAA
- a CDS encoding DUF2589 domain-containing protein codes for MARFKEVVVAIAKSVAEAEAQLEETQLSNLSKYFSKKKDYKKSNSNKKDDGLSSGLFPIMLKIGFPDENNKYGNKYYCVPYINLIPISQLNIDFVTASFDMGIIELIEPKKTNKANLNNISEDDVIDNLPNFETSSDMYVDVTGAGIDKDKGTTINVHISIRKTEISEGMSKLINEMTNLNQGFIEIKSKEKDIKTNE; via the coding sequence ATGGCCAGATTTAAGGAAGTAGTTGTTGCTATTGCTAAATCAGTTGCTGAAGCAGAGGCTCAATTAGAAGAAACACAGTTAAGTAATCTATCAAAATATTTTTCAAAAAAGAAAGATTATAAAAAGTCTAATTCTAATAAAAAAGATGATGGATTGTCATCAGGATTATTTCCAATAATGTTAAAAATAGGTTTTCCTGATGAGAATAATAAATATGGCAATAAATATTATTGTGTTCCTTATATAAACTTAATTCCAATATCTCAGCTTAATATAGATTTTGTTACTGCTTCTTTTGATATGGGAATTATTGAGCTTATAGAACCTAAAAAGACCAATAAGGCTAACCTTAATAATATATCTGAAGATGATGTAATTGATAATCTTCCTAACTTTGAAACTTCTTCAGATATGTATGTTGATGTTACAGGTGCTGGTATAGATAAAGATAAAGGAACAACCATAAATGTTCATATTTCAATTAGAAAAACAGAAATTAGTGAGGGAATGTCCAAACTTATAAATGAAATGACAAATTTAAATCAGGGATTTATAGAAATAAAATCAAAAGAAAAAGATATTAAAACAAATGAATGA
- the aroC gene encoding chorismate synthase: MGSVFGNNIKLSLFGESHGEAIGCVIDGFPYGINIDNDFIEREMDRRRAKNAKLTTARTESDKPEILSGILENKSTGMPIAAIIKNENKRSGDYSNLKTLPRPSHSDYTAMLRYEGFNDIRGGGHFSGRLTAPLVFAGALAKLALKEKFNIEIAAHIKQIYNIKDKYPNDTFPSYEEFVNNYNKELSVFDNEAMYKMIKTIEEAKMNMDSVGGIITAAVFNMPAGFGDPFYSSIESRIAQSVFAVPAVKGIDFGLGFDFVNYKASECNDTYTIKDDNNTKKIETKTNNNGGILGGISNGMPIIVNTVIKPTPSISKKQLTLNIETKEEEALVIKGRHDPCIAVRAVPVIESAIAVSILDLCLDMKGKLF, translated from the coding sequence ATGGGAAGCGTGTTCGGAAATAATATTAAATTAAGTTTATTTGGAGAATCACATGGTGAAGCTATAGGCTGCGTTATAGACGGTTTTCCTTACGGTATTAATATAGATAATGATTTTATAGAAAGAGAAATGGATAGAAGAAGAGCAAAAAATGCAAAGCTCACAACCGCCAGAACAGAATCTGACAAACCAGAAATATTATCAGGCATTTTAGAAAATAAAAGCACAGGTATGCCCATTGCTGCAATAATTAAAAATGAAAACAAAAGAAGCGGTGATTATTCCAATTTAAAAACTCTGCCTAGACCTTCACATAGCGATTATACTGCAATGCTTAGATATGAAGGATTTAATGATATAAGAGGAGGAGGACATTTTTCCGGAAGATTAACCGCCCCTTTAGTATTTGCAGGTGCTTTGGCTAAATTAGCTTTAAAAGAAAAATTTAATATAGAAATAGCGGCCCATATTAAACAAATATACAATATAAAAGATAAATATCCTAATGATACATTCCCATCTTATGAAGAGTTTGTAAATAATTATAATAAAGAATTAAGTGTATTTGATAATGAAGCTATGTATAAAATGATAAAAACTATTGAAGAAGCAAAAATGAATATGGATTCGGTTGGAGGAATTATAACTGCTGCTGTATTTAATATGCCCGCTGGTTTCGGAGATCCTTTTTATTCATCTATAGAAAGCAGAATAGCTCAGTCTGTATTTGCTGTACCTGCTGTGAAGGGCATTGATTTCGGACTTGGATTTGATTTTGTAAATTACAAAGCTAGCGAATGTAATGATACTTATACTATAAAAGATGATAATAATACAAAAAAAATAGAAACAAAAACTAATAATAACGGTGGAATATTAGGCGGTATTTCTAATGGAATGCCTATAATAGTTAATACTGTAATAAAGCCTACCCCTTCAATATCCAAAAAACAATTAACTTTGAATATAGAAACCAAAGAGGAAGAAGCTCTTGTTATTAAGGGGCGTCATGATCCTTGCATAGCTGTAAGGGCTGTACCTGTTATAGAATCTGCTATTGCTGTTTCAATACTTGATTTATGCCTAGATATGAAAGGAAAATTGTTTTAA
- a CDS encoding HAD-IA family hydrolase, giving the protein MIKNIISDIGNVLYEFSVNEFMNKYIDSEDREQFLQSSFLNENWNLMDKGDLAFNDARKLFIQMNPKYKKIIDDLFDSALTLCLNKNHNNISLLKEYKNKGYDIYYLSNMPAETFEVLRKETDFFDNTCIGGVVSAHVKMIKPNKDIYEYFLTKFALKADECLFIDDNINNVNSALEMGINAVQLKKIDDMKIILKDMLK; this is encoded by the coding sequence ATGATTAAAAATATTATTTCAGATATTGGAAATGTATTATATGAATTTAGCGTAAATGAATTTATGAATAAATATATAGATTCTGAAGATAGAGAACAATTTTTACAAAGTTCTTTTCTAAATGAAAATTGGAATCTTATGGATAAGGGTGATTTAGCTTTTAATGATGCAAGAAAATTATTTATACAAATGAATCCGAAATATAAAAAAATTATTGATGATTTATTTGATAGTGCATTAACATTATGCCTTAATAAAAATCATAACAATATATCTTTACTTAAAGAATATAAAAATAAAGGATATGATATATACTATCTTTCCAATATGCCGGCTGAAACATTTGAAGTATTGAGAAAAGAAACAGATTTTTTTGATAATACTTGTATAGGCGGAGTAGTTTCAGCACATGTAAAAATGATTAAGCCTAATAAAGATATTTATGAGTATTTTTTAACTAAATTCGCTCTAAAAGCTGATGAATGTTTATTTATAGATGATAATATAAACAATGTTAATTCTGCTTTAGAGATGGGTATTAATGCTGTGCAATTAAAAAAAATAGATGATATGAAAATTATATTAAAAGATATGCTTAAATAA
- a CDS encoding sensor histidine kinase, with translation MNFIKKILSKIKIRYGVLFPSLICLFTLINFIATLWVSSFIYEPNITNQFYMFAVMFFPLTSIIIGIIVIIKFVVDAIMKKEGSHLKLVIVLIMGLMTVLPSIVISKISTFIIKSNLNLFLDQNINSSVEYVMDISNREITEKQEFMYGIIEKVGINYFNNLFNDLGTGYSKYEDISDEIKSSKYFDNVVFLSNSYNVNNIIFFNSANYIPLDINYKLTNTNIIFINSEYNGSFYVNAIIPLSYSNNYVIWSEIMPKNYIEVRNNALESFRIYNSVNMFTNEFSMILSLMYLFVLGISTFFSIIFGIALSRLITGPVSLILNATNSITNADFNIDMKLGGVHDMRNLIHRFNVMARALKYHRDRENTRARLETWREAAIKVAHEIKNPLMPIIMNAELIDRKISVNMTEKDVERIKNSSNIIIKNANVISNLVRSFSEFSFAIKLSDDKQSINGALIEVLESFKNISSVKFNVVLSKHDYFINMDREKLIMAFRNLIKNAVEAMEKSSRYMIYISSYHEIIDLNEFFIISITDTGIGIEKNNLHKIFEPYFTSKEKGTGIGLSTVEKIISEHNGTIDVESIPNEGTTFFIKFMIES, from the coding sequence ATGAATTTTATAAAAAAAATATTATCAAAAATAAAAATTAGATATGGTGTATTATTTCCAAGCCTTATATGTTTATTTACTTTAATAAATTTTATAGCTACTTTATGGGTAAGCAGTTTTATATACGAGCCTAACATTACAAATCAATTTTATATGTTCGCTGTAATGTTTTTTCCTCTTACAAGTATTATAATAGGCATTATAGTGATAATTAAATTTGTTGTTGATGCCATAATGAAAAAAGAAGGCTCTCATTTAAAATTGGTGATAGTATTGATTATGGGACTTATGACGGTGCTTCCTAGTATTGTTATAAGTAAAATATCAACATTTATAATAAAAAGCAATTTAAATTTATTTTTAGATCAAAATATAAACAGTTCTGTAGAATATGTGATGGATATTTCAAATAGAGAAATAACAGAGAAACAGGAATTTATGTATGGAATTATAGAAAAAGTTGGCATAAATTATTTTAATAATTTGTTTAATGATTTAGGAACAGGCTATTCTAAGTATGAAGATATAAGCGATGAAATAAAATCTTCAAAATATTTTGATAATGTAGTATTTTTATCAAATTCTTATAATGTTAATAATATAATTTTTTTTAATTCAGCCAATTATATACCTCTTGATATTAATTATAAATTAACTAATACTAATATAATATTTATTAATAGTGAATATAACGGTTCATTTTATGTTAATGCGATTATACCATTATCATATAGCAATAATTATGTAATATGGTCTGAAATTATGCCTAAAAATTATATAGAAGTAAGAAATAATGCTCTGGAAAGTTTTAGGATATATAACTCTGTTAATATGTTTACTAATGAGTTTTCTATGATACTAAGTCTAATGTATCTATTTGTTCTTGGCATATCTACATTTTTTTCCATAATATTCGGAATAGCTTTATCAAGATTAATAACAGGACCTGTAAGCCTTATACTTAATGCCACAAATTCCATTACAAATGCTGATTTTAATATAGATATGAAGCTGGGCGGAGTGCATGACATGAGAAATTTAATACATAGATTTAATGTAATGGCTAGGGCTTTAAAATATCATAGAGATAGAGAAAATACAAGGGCAAGGCTTGAAACTTGGAGGGAGGCTGCTATTAAAGTGGCACATGAGATAAAAAATCCGCTTATGCCTATAATAATGAATGCTGAGCTTATAGATAGGAAAATATCTGTAAATATGACCGAAAAAGATGTTGAAAGGATTAAAAATTCTTCCAATATTATAATAAAAAATGCTAATGTAATTTCTAATTTGGTAAGATCTTTCTCAGAATTTTCATTTGCTATTAAACTTTCAGATGATAAACAGTCTATTAATGGTGCTTTAATAGAAGTTTTAGAATCTTTCAAAAATATCAGCTCTGTTAAATTTAATGTAGTATTGAGTAAGCATGATTATTTTATTAATATGGATAGAGAAAAATTGATAATGGCTTTTAGAAATTTGATAAAAAATGCTGTAGAAGCTATGGAAAAGTCTTCAAGGTATATGATCTATATATCATCATACCATGAAATTATAGATTTGAATGAATTTTTTATTATCAGTATTACAGATACAGGCATTGGAATTGAAAAAAATAATTTACATAAAATATTTGAGCCTTATTTCACATCAAAAGAAAAGGGTACAGGCATAGGACTTTCCACTGTTGAAAAGATAATATCTGAACATAACGGAACTATAGATGTAGAATCAATACCAAATGAAGGAACTACTTTTTTTATAAAATTTATGATTGAATCATAG
- the map gene encoding type I methionyl aminopeptidase has translation MFIKEVKEIVKPSIKDEEAIINIRKAAEIAQNSIDLAFKLCMSGVRASKVDKEVEKYIKSKNAYPANLEVPNYGFATSISSGNEIAHGRPTNNKILVHGEPVCVDVGVKYNGYYADCARTIVIEGGMGSVNHRAYKLIDACKKSLEYAIYKLKPNVLLSEYGKTVENKVHEYGFNVIKSLTGHGVGYEYHEAPYIFNFYHHNNDVILEPNMVLALELMITNGTDKYEKEKDGWTLSTPDYSLAVHFEHTVLITQTGVEILGIKY, from the coding sequence ATGTTTATAAAAGAAGTTAAAGAAATAGTAAAACCAAGTATAAAAGATGAAGAAGCAATAATCAATATAAGAAAAGCAGCCGAAATAGCACAGAATTCTATTGACCTAGCATTTAAACTTTGTATGTCAGGAGTAAGGGCTTCTAAAGTAGACAAAGAAGTAGAAAAATACATAAAGTCAAAAAATGCCTACCCTGCTAACCTTGAAGTTCCTAATTACGGATTTGCAACAAGTATATCAAGCGGAAATGAAATAGCACATGGCAGACCTACGAATAATAAAATACTTGTTCATGGAGAGCCTGTATGTGTGGATGTTGGAGTTAAATATAACGGTTATTATGCTGACTGTGCAAGAACAATAGTTATAGAAGGCGGTATGGGCTCTGTTAATCATAGGGCTTATAAACTTATAGATGCATGCAAAAAATCTTTAGAATACGCTATTTATAAATTAAAACCCAATGTACTTTTAAGCGAATACGGAAAAACAGTTGAAAATAAAGTTCATGAATACGGATTTAATGTTATAAAATCGCTTACAGGGCATGGAGTAGGATATGAATATCATGAAGCTCCTTACATATTTAATTTTTACCACCATAATAATGATGTAATATTAGAACCTAACATGGTGCTTGCATTAGAGCTTATGATAACAAATGGTACTGATAAATACGAAAAAGAAAAAGACGGCTGGACTTTATCTACTCCCGATTATTCTTTGGCTGTTCATTTTGAGCATACTGTTTTAATCACTCAAACAGGCGTGGAAATACTCGGAATAAAATACTAA
- a CDS encoding AAA family ATPase, translating into MSDKNKISIFVYVSILINLIVLALFITFVFGLKKDAFDVDTKKLDRNALICQNSIVNLVKDYDERLNKIVDSYPFINLLQQVILNGIDTAERDRIISIFRSGNYPFDTVALYLADGKSVFSSPVKTKPVDLESYKNSKAIAFFDKDYDGVYFVKPIKNDRGIEVGYIVASVFKKIFENTSYNLNFVVLSNGVLYYNPSIDINSISIDSLTQYMNRDIGSTGSIEADNNTFAFYSGKVKDIDNFSIGILELNVPIVQKYLKYIILGLLSLSFIFLLTTSLIERLRPANNNIVNEPEEDLEENIYDESEPPVNNYDNSNIVNDEEFNIDDYNNDLEGLDDASIKYLNKADRITKNSKIDLPNIDDIEDIKVEDEDSDDDNIIKLDDVLEDGGETLQNNNEEDENIKLEDLSSLDKVLENDDDNDESIKLENLDDVLDEDNDDLEDVPNLDDVLNEDNDDLDDIPNLDDVLDEDNDDSEDVPNLDDVLDEDNDDSEDIPNLDDVLDEDNDNKEEEKDNNMPEMKEYSDEELLDSDNILDDDEDSNINDTVEDLDDIPNLDDVLDEDNDNKETEEENKDSNMPEMKEYSDEELLDSDNILDDDEDNNINDTVEDLDDIPNLDDVLDEDNDNKEDEEENKDDNMPEMKEYSDEELLDSDNILDDDEDSNINDTVEDLDDIPNLDDVLNEDNDNKENDNKEDEEEIKDNNMPEMKEYSDEELLDSDNILDDDEDNNINDTVEDLDDIPNLDDVLDEDNDNKEDDEENKDNNMPEMKEYSDEELLDSDNILDDDEDSNINDTVEDLDDIPNLDDVLDEDNDNKENDNKEDEEESKDNNMPEMKEYSDEELLDSDNILDDDEDNNINDTVEDLDDIPNLDDVLDEDNDNKEDEEENKDSNMPEMKEYSDEELLDSDNILDDDEDSNINDTVEDLDDIPDLNDEIENNEEEDNKEELEETIDNNNADNDIIKGIDDIIDDNNEGDILISHGSILEDEIAKKEEEYFSSSDAFNFSLNRDFLLGDYEDEDNYNNEESSNISPNFNEEYDDGEVIKPASEKDTFDTEDLIDKDLYDPEEVPKVPNDFYREAEEKVKENMTSNWKKVLKALRGKKFINKNMSEMLEWVKEQSGLDIIHAAMLSRQDNGNYDIVESQNISDNTKSKLSISKNEPLFKKILSHKKTLYVSDPFASDSIKSKFDTEDRKDISHMIFVPIENDEGGLKSFFIGLSSN; encoded by the coding sequence ATGTCTGACAAAAATAAGATATCTATCTTTGTGTATGTATCTATACTTATAAATTTAATAGTTCTTGCCTTATTCATTACATTTGTATTTGGTTTGAAAAAAGATGCTTTTGATGTTGATACAAAAAAACTTGATAGAAATGCTTTGATATGTCAGAATAGTATAGTAAATCTAGTTAAAGATTATGATGAAAGACTTAATAAAATAGTTGATAGCTATCCTTTTATTAATCTTTTACAGCAGGTTATATTAAATGGAATAGATACTGCAGAAAGAGATAGAATTATATCAATATTTAGAAGCGGAAATTATCCATTTGATACTGTTGCTCTGTATTTGGCGGATGGTAAATCGGTATTTTCTTCTCCTGTTAAAACTAAGCCTGTAGATTTAGAAAGTTATAAAAACTCCAAAGCTATTGCTTTTTTTGATAAAGATTATGATGGAGTATATTTTGTTAAACCTATAAAAAATGACAGAGGAATAGAAGTAGGATATATAGTAGCAAGTGTATTTAAAAAAATATTTGAAAATACTTCATATAATTTAAACTTTGTTGTACTTTCTAACGGTGTTCTTTATTATAACCCTTCTATAGATATTAACAGCATATCAATAGACAGTTTAACTCAGTATATGAATAGAGATATAGGAAGCACTGGAAGTATTGAAGCTGATAATAATACATTCGCTTTTTATTCTGGTAAAGTTAAAGATATAGATAATTTTAGTATAGGTATATTAGAGCTTAATGTGCCTATAGTACAAAAATATTTAAAATATATAATATTAGGACTTTTATCTCTGTCTTTTATTTTCTTACTTACAACATCTCTTATAGAAAGATTAAGACCAGCTAACAATAACATAGTGAATGAGCCTGAGGAAGATTTAGAAGAAAATATATATGATGAAAGTGAGCCTCCTGTAAACAATTATGATAATTCTAATATTGTAAATGATGAAGAATTCAATATTGACGATTATAATAATGATTTAGAAGGATTAGATGATGCAAGTATAAAGTACTTAAATAAAGCTGACAGGATCACAAAAAACAGCAAAATTGATTTACCGAATATAGATGACATTGAAGATATAAAGGTTGAAGATGAAGACTCTGATGATGATAATATAATAAAATTAGATGATGTACTAGAAGATGGAGGAGAAACTCTTCAAAATAATAATGAGGAAGATGAAAATATAAAATTAGAAGATTTATCATCTTTGGATAAAGTATTAGAGAATGATGATGATAATGATGAAAGTATAAAATTAGAAAATTTAGATGATGTACTTGATGAAGATAATGATGATTTAGAAGATGTACCTAATTTAGACGATGTGCTTAATGAAGACAATGATGATTTAGACGATATACCTAATTTAGACGATGTGCTTGATGAAGACAATGATGATTCAGAAGATGTACCTAATTTAGACGATGTACTCGATGAAGACAATGATGATTCAGAAGATATACCTAATTTAGACGATGTGCTCGATGAAGATAATGATAATAAAGAAGAAGAAAAAGATAATAATATGCCGGAAATGAAAGAATATTCTGATGAGGAGCTTTTAGATTCTGACAATATATTAGATGATGACGAAGATAGCAATATAAATGACACTGTAGAAGATTTAGATGATATACCTAATTTAGACGATGTACTTGATGAAGACAATGATAATAAGGAAACTGAAGAAGAAAACAAAGATAGTAATATGCCGGAAATGAAAGAGTATTCTGATGAAGAACTTTTAGATTCTGACAATATATTAGATGATGACGAAGACAACAATATAAATGACACTGTAGAAGATTTAGATGATATACCTAATTTAGACGATGTACTTGATGAAGACAATGATAATAAAGAAGATGAAGAAGAAAACAAAGATGATAATATGCCGGAAATGAAAGAATATTCTGATGAAGAACTTTTAGATTCTGACAATATATTAGATGATGACGAAGACAGCAATATAAATGATACTGTAGAAGATTTAGATGATATACCTAATTTAGACGATGTACTCAATGAAGACAATGATAATAAAGAAAATGATAATAAAGAAGATGAAGAAGAAATCAAAGATAATAATATGCCGGAAATGAAAGAATATTCTGATGAAGAACTTTTAGATTCTGACAATATATTAGATGATGACGAAGACAACAATATAAATGACACTGTAGAAGATTTAGACGATATACCTAATTTAGACGATGTACTCGATGAAGATAATGATAATAAAGAAGATGATGAAGAAAATAAAGATAATAATATGCCGGAAATGAAAGAATATTCTGATGAGGAGCTTTTAGATTCTGACAATATATTAGATGATGACGAAGACAGCAATATAAATGATACTGTAGAAGATTTAGACGATATACCTAATTTAGACGATGTACTCGATGAAGATAATGATAATAAAGAAAATGATAATAAAGAAGATGAAGAAGAAAGCAAAGATAATAATATGCCGGAAATGAAAGAGTATTCTGATGAAGAACTTTTAGATTCTGACAATATATTAGATGATGACGAAGACAACAATATAAATGACACTGTAGAAGATTTAGATGATATACCTAATTTAGACGATGTACTTGATGAAGACAATGATAATAAAGAAGATGAAGAAGAAAACAAAGATAGTAATATGCCGGAAATGAAAGAGTATTCTGATGAGGAGCTTTTAGATTCTGACAATATATTAGATGATGACGAAGACAGCAACATAAATGACACTGTAGAAGATTTAGACGATATACCTGATTTAAATGATGAAATTGAAAATAATGAAGAAGAAGATAATAAAGAAGAACTGGAAGAAACTATTGATAATAATAATGCAGATAATGATATTATAAAAGGAATTGATGATATTATAGATGATAATAATGAGGGGGATATTTTGATAAGTCATGGTTCTATTTTAGAAGATGAGATAGCTAAAAAAGAAGAAGAATATTTTTCTTCAAGCGATGCTTTTAATTTTTCTCTTAATAGAGATTTTCTATTAGGTGATTATGAAGATGAAGATAATTATAACAATGAAGAAAGTTCAAATATATCGCCTAATTTTAACGAAGAATATGATGACGGAGAAGTAATTAAACCTGCAAGCGAAAAAGATACTTTTGATACGGAAGATTTAATAGATAAAGATTTATATGATCCTGAAGAAGTACCTAAAGTTCCAAATGATTTTTACAGAGAAGCTGAAGAAAAAGTAAAAGAAAACATGACTTCTAATTGGAAAAAAGTTTTAAAAGCTCTTAGAGGTAAAAAATTTATTAATAAAAATATGAGCGAAATGTTGGAATGGGTAAAAGAGCAGTCAGGATTAGATATCATACATGCTGCTATGCTTAGCAGACAAGATAATGGGAATTATGATATAGTAGAATCTCAAAATATATCCGATAATACAAAAAGTAAATTAAGTATTAGTAAGAATGAACCTTTATTTAAAAAGATTCTATCCCATAAAAAAACATTATATGTATCTGATCCATTTGCTTCAGACTCTATAAAAAGTAAATTTGATACTGAAGACAGAAAGGATATTTCCCATATGATATTTGTACCGATAGAAAATGATGAAGGAGGATTAAAATCATTTTTTATAGGACTTTCATCTAATTAG
- a CDS encoding CCA tRNA nucleotidyltransferase — translation MKKIFTDIPHPIKEIARILYVEGFQCFLVGGAVRDSIMGITPHEYDITTDARPEDVQRIFKYTIPTGIKHGTILVIIEDMHVEITTFRSDGNYSDGRHPDNVVYASSIEEDLPRRDLTINAMAYNILDGSLIDMFDGMKDIKRKIVKSVGNPYERFREDGLRIMRAIRFATKLDFDIEKETFDAITHSTGMLASIAAERIREEFNGILLSKNPFRGLELLRKTGVLSLILPELMQGFGVNQNKFHKYDVYYHILHTVQSVEPLETEELTLLVRLAALFHDIAKPMVQKKVSKQDDPVYYNHEVVGANVAKKIMKRLKYSNAEIDFVTLLVRQHMFYYQDEWTDGAVRRFMRAIGVENIKPLLKLREADRLGSGNRKDKESKAIPKLLARIDKIIEEENAITVKDLKIDGNDLINEFNLNPGPLIGKILNYLLDLILDEPELNNKEFLMEKTKNFLESNNIKDEV, via the coding sequence GTGAAAAAAATATTTACAGATATACCTCATCCGATAAAAGAAATAGCGAGAATATTATATGTTGAAGGCTTTCAATGTTTTTTAGTAGGCGGTGCAGTTAGAGATTCTATAATGGGCATCACTCCGCATGAATATGATATCACCACAGATGCCAGACCTGAGGATGTGCAAAGAATATTTAAATATACAATTCCAACAGGCATAAAGCATGGAACTATACTAGTAATTATAGAAGATATGCATGTGGAAATAACAACCTTTAGAAGTGATGGAAATTACAGCGACGGAAGACACCCTGATAATGTTGTATATGCTTCTAGTATAGAAGAAGATTTGCCTAGAAGAGATTTAACAATAAATGCTATGGCATACAATATTTTAGACGGAAGTTTAATAGATATGTTTGACGGCATGAAAGATATAAAGAGAAAAATAGTGAAATCTGTAGGCAATCCTTATGAAAGATTCAGAGAAGACGGACTTAGAATAATGCGGGCAATAAGATTTGCTACAAAATTAGATTTTGATATAGAAAAAGAAACATTTGATGCTATAACGCACTCTACAGGAATGCTTGCTTCAATTGCTGCAGAAAGAATAAGAGAAGAATTTAACGGCATACTATTATCCAAAAATCCTTTCAGAGGTTTAGAATTACTTAGAAAAACAGGTGTATTATCTTTAATACTGCCTGAACTTATGCAGGGGTTTGGAGTAAATCAGAATAAATTCCATAAATATGATGTTTATTATCATATTCTTCATACAGTGCAATCAGTAGAACCTTTAGAAACTGAAGAATTAACATTATTAGTAAGGCTTGCAGCACTATTTCATGATATAGCTAAACCTATGGTTCAGAAAAAAGTATCTAAACAAGATGATCCTGTTTATTATAATCATGAGGTTGTAGGGGCTAATGTTGCCAAAAAAATAATGAAAAGATTAAAATATTCTAATGCGGAAATAGATTTTGTTACATTATTGGTAAGACAGCATATGTTTTATTATCAAGATGAATGGACTGACGGTGCGGTTAGACGATTTATGCGTGCTATTGGCGTTGAAAATATAAAACCTCTTTTAAAATTAAGAGAAGCTGACAGACTAGGAAGCGGAAACAGAAAAGACAAAGAAAGCAAAGCTATACCTAAATTATTGGCTAGAATAGACAAAATAATTGAAGAAGAAAATGCTATTACAGTAAAAGATCTAAAAATAGACGGAAATGATCTAATCAATGAATTTAATTTAAATCCAGGACCTTTAATAGGAAAAATACTCAATTATTTATTGGATTTAATATTAGATGAACCAGAATTGAATAATAAAGAATTCCTTATGGAAAAAACAAAAAACTTTTTAGAGAGTAATAATATAAAAGATGAGGTTTAA